From the Borreliella afzelii genome, the window GAATAAAGCAATATTTAGCTTTTAACTCCACTACAAAATCAACAATTGATTTTTTCATAGACGAGACTATCTCTAGCTTTTTTGTATCTATTAAAATAAAATGGCCTTCTAAAATCAATCTGGATAAAAAAGCATTAAAAAAATACAATCCTGATTATCTTCTTGAATATTCAGCACTTGAAATACCTGTTTTTGAAATTACAAAAGGCACTAATTTAAAAATAACAGCAAAATATAGTGATCTTGATACTTATGAAAAAATAATAATAACTAAAAACAATCCCAAAGGCTACATTAACGGTACAGAATTTTTAATATCTAAGGGAAATGATAAAAATAGTAATTTTTTTATAAGCTTTTTAAATGTTGAAAAACAAATCATTCATACAATTAATTATAAAATTGAAAAAATAAATTCTAAAAAATGGTTAATCCTAAACATAGGTGGCTCTTATAACAAAGTTAAGATCCAAGATGTAATAAATTACTCTCAGACACTAAATTTAATGATACTACCATTAAATAATAATTTTGATAACAAAATAAGACTGAATTCAAAAATAAAAAATTTAATTTTTTATACTAATATAAAAAAATATGAAAATAAATAAATAATAAGTAGTAAAATATTAATAACTGGGTATAAAATTATCCTAGGAAGAACATAAAAAGTATTTAATCTTTAATTTAAATAAAAAAGGTATAATAATATGAACGATAACATAACAGACGTCCATTCTACATTAGAAAAAGTCGGAATTACAAATGATCCTGTATTATTGAAAAATTTAACATCAGAATTAGGAATGAAAGCATCTCATTCGAGAAACAGAATCATCCTCTACATAGCATCAAATCCGAAAGAATACTTTACAGCAAAAGAAGTTTATAACAAACTTGTAAAAGAAATTCCAAGCTTATCAAAGGCAACGGTATACAATACATTAAACATTCTAAAAGAAAGAAATATACTAAAAGATATAAAAACTACTGATCAAAAAGAAACAAAATTTTATCTAAGCTTGGCTTCCACAATAGCTCACTTTAAATGCAATAAATGCAATCAAGTCCATCCTATTCAACTTGACGATATTAAAGATATTTTGAAAGACAAACTTGGAGAAAACTGGGAAACAAAATCTATTGAAATAATTTACTCAGGAAATTGCAATAATTGTTACAAAAAAGACACCCATAACAACAACAATGCACTAGATAACAAGGGAATCACTGTATGAATATAAAAAATATCATTTTTATAATTATATTCTTATTACTCTTAATACTAGTTAGTCCAAGGATAAAATTTAAAAATGAATTTTCAAAAAAAGCAATTCCTAAAAACATCAAAGAAATTGATAATTACCTATTAAAAGAAGAATTACAATTTAGTTTAGAAAAAAATACAAAAAAAGAAATAATCTGGTACAAAGAGACACAAAAAACAAAATATTCTGTGGTCTATATTCATGGATTTGGAGCATCAAAAAATGAAATTTATCCGGTTCCAAATAATATTGCAAAAGCTCTTAATGCTAATCTTTTTTTTACAAGATTGAAAGGACACGGAATTAACAATAAAAATGCATTCCGGGGAATAACTACTCAAGATTGGTTGAGTGACATTGATGAGGCTATTGAAATTGGCAAACTAATAGGTGATAAATTAATATTAATTGGCACCTCTAATGGAGGTGCTGCCAGCATCTGGGCCTTAGCAAATTATCCAGATGAAATAAACTCAGCAGTATTAATTTCTCCTAACATATTCCCTTATGACAAGAGAACAAACATAGTTTACTATCCCTGGGGACGACAAATTGCATATCTTATAACAGGTGGTTACAATAAATTCGAAACAAAAAAGGATAAACGAAAAGAGCACATGACTATAAAAAGCCACTCTTCAAGTGTACAACATGTAGACGCAATCATTGCAATGATGGGCCTTGTTAAATTATTAAATTCGTATAATTTCGATGAAATCAAAACACCTTTAATAATAACCCACACACCCAACGATCATACAGTAGACCCAATAAAAATAAACGAATTCATAAAAAATTATGGGGGCATAAAAAAAGATATTCCTATTATACTTCTTGAAAATTCACACGCACATGTACCTATTGGAAACCAAAGCTACAAAAGTGCCCAAAATACATCATATTTCACAAAGTACGCAGTTGATTTTATAAACAAGACAAATAAGCAATAGCCTTAAGCTATTGCTTATTAAAAAATTAATCATTTAGTAATTCTTCTATTTCATTCTTAAGAACGCTAACACCTGGTCCATAAACAACCTGAACCCCATTGCCTTTAATAATTACTCCTTTAGAACCGGTTTTTTTTAAAATTTTTTCAGAAACTTTAAGAGCATCTCTTACTGTAACTCTTAACCTGGTTGCACAACAATCAAGATCAACAATATTTGAAGCACCTCCAAGCCCAATA encodes:
- the bosR gene encoding oxidative stress transcriptional regulator BosR; this translates as MNDNITDVHSTLEKVGITNDPVLLKNLTSELGMKASHSRNRIILYIASNPKEYFTAKEVYNKLVKEIPSLSKATVYNTLNILKERNILKDIKTTDQKETKFYLSLASTIAHFKCNKCNQVHPIQLDDIKDILKDKLGENWETKSIEIIYSGNCNNCYKKDTHNNNNALDNKGITV
- a CDS encoding alpha/beta hydrolase: MNIKNIIFIIIFLLLLILVSPRIKFKNEFSKKAIPKNIKEIDNYLLKEELQFSLEKNTKKEIIWYKETQKTKYSVVYIHGFGASKNEIYPVPNNIAKALNANLFFTRLKGHGINNKNAFRGITTQDWLSDIDEAIEIGKLIGDKLILIGTSNGGAASIWALANYPDEINSAVLISPNIFPYDKRTNIVYYPWGRQIAYLITGGYNKFETKKDKRKEHMTIKSHSSSVQHVDAIIAMMGLVKLLNSYNFDEIKTPLIITHTPNDHTVDPIKINEFIKNYGGIKKDIPIILLENSHAHVPIGNQSYKSAQNTSYFTKYAVDFINKTNKQ